The Enteractinococcus fodinae genome has a segment encoding these proteins:
- a CDS encoding aminotransferase class IV, whose product MNETLPLAFAWHHPEFTPIQPGTAATLLVADSWRVCNGTTWGLEEHLARFMVGMATQHRSIGTLPNLDVTAFEQALAGQLQDLARRYPGTDFFPRISVEAHQGGYRVVLLVRRAPEIRTSTTLNVPDYTDPRIRPTVKGPDIDLMRGLVAEASTDDIVLHDGTNVIETTTGALLIWRTPQDLVLCQATQQLASISAHRIAHHAKSLGLSVTTRPVTIHEMLSGEYPVWCTNTLHGISPVTTISGASGETHLVSHPDTAAWQTAWWKRFVS is encoded by the coding sequence ATGAACGAAACATTGCCGCTGGCATTTGCATGGCACCATCCGGAGTTCACCCCCATCCAACCTGGCACCGCTGCAACGCTCTTGGTTGCTGACTCCTGGCGGGTCTGCAACGGGACGACATGGGGTCTGGAAGAGCACCTGGCGCGATTTATGGTCGGCATGGCCACCCAACATCGGAGCATCGGGACGCTTCCCAACCTTGACGTGACCGCATTCGAACAGGCCCTTGCAGGGCAACTTCAAGACCTCGCAAGGCGGTACCCTGGCACAGATTTCTTCCCCCGGATAAGCGTCGAGGCCCATCAAGGCGGCTATCGGGTGGTCTTACTGGTGCGGCGCGCACCCGAGATCCGAACCAGCACAACGCTGAATGTCCCGGATTACACCGACCCGCGCATCAGGCCTACGGTCAAAGGACCAGATATTGACCTGATGCGCGGGCTGGTGGCCGAAGCCTCCACCGACGATATCGTGTTACATGACGGCACCAACGTCATCGAAACAACCACCGGTGCACTGCTGATTTGGCGCACACCCCAAGACTTGGTGCTGTGCCAGGCGACTCAACAGTTAGCTTCGATTTCAGCGCATCGTATCGCTCACCACGCAAAGTCACTGGGTCTTTCGGTGACTACCCGGCCGGTGACCATCCACGAGATGCTCTCCGGAGAGTACCCGGTGTGGTGTACCAATACGCTGCACGGCATTTCTCCCGTCACCACTATCAGTGGTGCCAGCGGAGAAACACATCTTGTCTCCCATCCCGACACTGCCGCATGGCAAACGGCCTGGTGGAAACGCTTTGTCTCATAA
- the phoU gene encoding phosphate signaling complex protein PhoU, translating to MRKLFMAEMEAVGDDLVEMATLVNRAMKQARVALESRDTGLAETVILQDARIDYLQNTLDERTIELLLLQNPVATDLRLLIAALRVSSSMERMGDLARHVAALVRLRYPNSVIPDESRAEVEEMAELTVSVGEHLQRLMTSYDLVEGREIVKLNNDIDILHSQIMQNVTEGSWNLSGPQAQDLTLLVMRLERFGDHGVSISRKIAYLVTGEWEPPAMP from the coding sequence ATGCGCAAACTCTTTATGGCCGAGATGGAGGCCGTCGGCGACGATCTCGTCGAGATGGCCACCTTAGTGAATCGGGCTATGAAGCAAGCACGGGTCGCACTGGAGAGCCGGGACACCGGACTGGCTGAGACCGTCATCCTTCAGGACGCTCGCATCGACTACCTCCAAAACACCCTCGATGAACGCACCATTGAATTGCTGTTGTTGCAAAACCCGGTAGCCACCGACCTTCGCCTGTTGATTGCTGCGTTGCGCGTCTCGTCCTCTATGGAGCGCATGGGTGATTTAGCTCGCCACGTGGCAGCACTGGTGCGGCTGCGCTACCCAAATTCCGTCATTCCGGATGAGAGTCGCGCAGAAGTCGAAGAAATGGCGGAGCTGACGGTTTCGGTTGGTGAGCATCTGCAGCGCCTGATGACCAGCTATGACCTGGTTGAAGGACGCGAGATCGTCAAGCTGAACAACGACATTGATATATTGCACTCGCAGATTATGCAAAACGTCACCGAGGGCTCCTGGAACCTTTCTGGTCCACAAGCCCAAGATTTAACGCTCTTGGTCATGCGGTTAGAACGTTTCGGCGATCATGGGGTCTCCATCAGCCGCAAGATTGCCTATCTGGTGACGGGTGAATGGGAGCCTCCCGCCATGCCCTAG
- a CDS encoding chorismate-binding protein, whose translation MILLIDLHGFTTHILTHQLGAVHRVTATELPALNLETYTHIVIAHGTDTVDLTQLLSLPQVPVLALGAGYQHLAAAYGHTAVGPSQPVYGQPVAHHHTATGLFTGVAPQAPLVSYHPLRLTALDTQTFTVHALDDANAVLAYRVKDTNHWGLHADPAALQSSQGSSIIENFLALAPTSSTRAETSVSGPSTGRHVEVFTRTVAGLLNTPATFRRLQEQASASFWLDSAAAHRGQGDTTIMGTNDGPLAETIRWDVETNELEIHQATTTHRATGDVLEYLETHTWQPIQPVDMPGFTGGWVGYLGYEAKQATVDEHTNRWQAPTPDAYWIRPQAFLRYDHHQELTTLFAVEDRQLLDALEAALVFGTSSDPDIPDQHPPAGQWRLSATAYADRVAQIQTLLHAGQAAGICLTDTFETGGYRGEGLALYERLRVHNPAPYAGYLRFNTFGDALEVLSASPEKFLGVDATGAVESKPIKGTVARSSDPTMDAQVANRMATDPKFQSENLMITDLLRDDLAKVTVPGSVQVPKLMAIETFATVHQLVTTVTGQLRPEISAAAALRAVFPGGSMTGAPKLASLDALESIEAGPRGIYSGAMGWLGDNNTAEFNVIIRSMILADGVLTIGAGGAVVVASQPVEEEQEKRLKAQALLDILAEGS comes from the coding sequence ATGATACTGCTCATTGACCTTCACGGGTTTACTACACATATCCTGACCCATCAGCTCGGGGCGGTGCATCGCGTCACCGCCACCGAGCTGCCTGCGTTAAACCTTGAGACGTATACGCACATTGTCATCGCCCACGGCACGGACACCGTTGATCTGACGCAACTGCTCAGCCTCCCTCAGGTACCCGTGTTGGCCCTAGGAGCCGGTTATCAACACCTCGCCGCTGCCTACGGGCACACCGCGGTCGGCCCGTCGCAGCCGGTATATGGCCAGCCCGTCGCCCACCATCACACCGCTACAGGCCTTTTCACCGGGGTAGCGCCGCAAGCGCCGTTGGTGAGCTACCACCCGCTGCGGCTTACAGCACTCGACACCCAAACGTTCACGGTCCACGCGCTCGACGATGCCAATGCTGTGCTGGCTTATCGCGTTAAAGACACGAATCATTGGGGGCTCCACGCCGACCCCGCTGCCTTGCAGTCGTCCCAAGGCAGCAGCATCATAGAAAACTTCCTCGCTTTGGCGCCAACGAGTTCCACACGTGCCGAGACATCGGTCTCAGGACCGTCAACGGGTCGCCACGTGGAGGTCTTCACACGCACCGTGGCAGGTCTGTTGAATACACCCGCGACGTTTCGGCGGCTACAAGAGCAGGCTTCAGCGTCCTTCTGGCTGGATTCAGCTGCGGCGCATCGCGGCCAAGGCGACACCACCATCATGGGCACCAACGACGGTCCGCTAGCCGAAACCATCCGATGGGATGTCGAAACCAACGAACTAGAAATCCACCAGGCCACCACAACGCACCGGGCAACCGGCGACGTGCTCGAATATCTGGAAACCCACACCTGGCAACCCATCCAGCCCGTGGACATGCCAGGATTTACCGGTGGTTGGGTAGGGTATCTCGGTTACGAAGCGAAACAGGCCACCGTGGATGAGCACACCAACCGCTGGCAGGCTCCCACCCCGGATGCGTACTGGATTCGTCCGCAAGCCTTTCTGCGCTATGACCACCACCAAGAGCTAACGACGTTGTTTGCGGTCGAAGACCGTCAGTTACTCGATGCCCTCGAGGCAGCCCTGGTTTTTGGCACGTCTTCTGACCCGGACATCCCAGACCAGCACCCACCGGCGGGGCAATGGCGGCTGAGTGCCACAGCATATGCGGACCGCGTCGCCCAGATCCAGACTCTGTTGCACGCCGGACAAGCCGCGGGCATTTGCCTGACCGACACCTTCGAAACCGGTGGGTATCGGGGTGAGGGCCTAGCGCTCTATGAGCGCTTACGCGTCCACAACCCGGCACCGTATGCGGGCTATCTTCGATTCAATACTTTTGGCGATGCCCTTGAGGTCTTATCTGCCTCACCGGAAAAGTTTCTCGGCGTCGATGCCACCGGTGCAGTCGAATCAAAACCGATCAAAGGTACCGTGGCCCGCAGCAGCGATCCCACGATGGATGCGCAAGTCGCCAACCGGATGGCAACCGATCCGAAATTCCAGTCCGAGAATCTCATGATCACCGATCTATTACGTGATGATCTGGCCAAGGTCACCGTCCCCGGATCAGTCCAGGTGCCAAAACTTATGGCGATAGAAACCTTCGCCACCGTGCATCAACTCGTCACCACGGTCACGGGCCAGCTGCGGCCTGAGATCTCTGCGGCGGCTGCGCTGCGCGCGGTCTTTCCCGGTGGCTCTATGACCGGCGCCCCGAAACTAGCCAGCCTCGATGCCCTTGAGTCTATAGAAGCCGGGCCTCGGGGGATTTACTCGGGCGCCATGGGGTGGCTGGGCGACAACAATACCGCCGAGTTCAACGTGATTATTCGCAGTATGATCCTCGCCGATGGAGTCCTGACGATCGGGGCCGGGGGAGCGGTCGTGGTGGCTTCACAACCGGTCGAAGAAGAACAGGAAAAGCGGTTAAAGGCCCAAGCGCTGCTCGACATCCTTGCGGAGGGATCATGA
- a CDS encoding DUF2516 family protein, translating to MDFLQMVLLIEYGLYAALALVGAGMVIWAMADAVRRPASTFENHSRQTKSTWLLILGAALIFGLGSAALTVLYGGRIGLFGLAAIVAAGVYLAGPKREFQTWSY from the coding sequence ATGGATTTCTTGCAGATGGTGTTACTAATCGAATATGGCCTATATGCCGCGCTGGCGCTCGTAGGTGCCGGTATGGTGATCTGGGCGATGGCTGATGCGGTACGCCGTCCGGCCTCGACCTTTGAAAACCACAGTAGACAAACGAAATCCACCTGGCTGTTGATTTTGGGCGCGGCCCTGATCTTCGGACTGGGTTCAGCCGCCTTGACCGTATTATACGGCGGGCGTATCGGGCTGTTCGGCCTGGCCGCGATCGTGGCTGCCGGAGTCTACCTGGCCGGTCCGAAACGTGAATTCCAAACGTGGTCCTACTGA
- a CDS encoding sensor histidine kinase, which yields MAVLFGLAGVIVTVGAMVAFRISSRSRIERLADHEQSIPEGALDVLAVVGQAYVIVDVADTVVRANPSAYAFGLVRGNQLGHKQLAELTSRVRTAGQLYDYRFEIPAVSPTQGQWIVHLRATSIGDQYIVIMAEDRSQQHRTEAIRHDFVANVSHELKTPVGAMSLLAEAIEDAADDPAAVRHFANRLSIESVRLSALVQDVISLSRLQGRDIVETARPLDITKLVSEAIDRVRTEAAARDVTIHSRTPEPLSVYGDYDQLMAAIRNLIDNAVTYSPDGSTVWVEVTKHDDVVHIAVSDQGAGIAEEDRERIFERFYRVDSARSRATGGTGLGLSIVKHTVSNHGGEVMVESVVDEGSTFLIRLPALDPEAHEAATEGTELDMKTVGHTSHSHNPGEGKGKH from the coding sequence GTGGCAGTCTTGTTTGGACTAGCCGGTGTGATCGTCACGGTCGGCGCAATGGTTGCCTTCCGTATTTCGTCGCGCTCAAGGATCGAACGCCTGGCAGATCATGAGCAGTCCATCCCGGAAGGCGCCTTGGATGTGCTCGCGGTGGTTGGCCAAGCCTATGTGATTGTTGATGTCGCAGACACCGTGGTGCGAGCTAATCCTTCGGCATATGCATTCGGTCTGGTCCGGGGGAATCAGCTGGGGCATAAACAGTTAGCGGAACTGACCTCCCGGGTTCGAACCGCCGGCCAGCTGTATGACTACCGTTTCGAGATTCCGGCCGTATCGCCCACCCAGGGCCAATGGATAGTCCACTTGCGTGCCACCTCGATTGGCGATCAGTACATCGTCATTATGGCCGAAGACCGGTCACAACAACACCGTACCGAAGCCATCCGCCATGACTTCGTCGCAAACGTCTCGCACGAGCTCAAAACCCCGGTGGGGGCAATGAGCCTGCTTGCTGAAGCCATTGAAGACGCCGCCGACGACCCCGCGGCTGTACGCCACTTCGCCAATCGGCTGTCCATTGAATCGGTCCGACTCAGTGCGCTGGTCCAAGACGTCATTTCACTTTCACGGCTGCAAGGTCGTGACATTGTTGAAACGGCCAGGCCACTCGATATCACCAAGCTCGTGTCGGAGGCCATTGACCGGGTTCGGACCGAAGCTGCGGCCCGCGACGTGACTATTCACAGCCGTACCCCCGAGCCGCTGTCCGTTTATGGTGACTACGATCAGCTCATGGCGGCTATCCGCAACCTCATTGACAATGCTGTGACGTACTCTCCCGACGGTTCCACCGTGTGGGTAGAAGTCACCAAACACGACGATGTCGTCCATATTGCAGTCAGTGACCAGGGTGCCGGTATCGCTGAAGAAGACCGGGAACGGATTTTTGAAAGATTTTATCGCGTCGATTCGGCCCGCTCCCGTGCCACCGGTGGCACCGGGCTCGGGCTGAGCATCGTCAAACATACCGTCTCCAATCACGGCGGGGAAGTCATGGTGGAATCGGTCGTTGACGAGGGGTCAACCTTCCTCATTCGACTGCCAGCTCTAGACCCCGAAGCACACGAAGCCGCCACTGAAGGAACGGAACTGGATATGAAAACCGTGGGCCACACCTCACATTCACACAACCCTGGTGAAGGGAAAGGAAAACACTGA
- the cysS gene encoding cysteine--tRNA ligase: MGQRFYDTAAGAIRDFQPINDGEVAIYYCGATVQGRPHVGHIRSAVVFDILVRWLGYAGHKVTLVRNVTDVDDKILSRSAESFAPDFTATEDYPAREQWWALAYRFENAFAQAYAALGVRRPTYEPRATGHIPEMIELIQRLLDTGHAYQALDGSADVYFDVTSWPDYGALTHQSADNMQDAEDAPVRGKKDPRDFALWKAKQPTDPAGASWTAPWGEGRPGWHIECSAMATKYLGRHFDIHGGGLDLRFPHHENELAQSAAAGDKFANFWMHNGLVTSEGEKMSKSVGNTVSPEQMLTMARPGAVRYFLGQAHYRSQLDYHPAALKEAQSALERIEAFQARAAKLVAEPDDRAEAPEAFVTAMEDDLNVPEALAVLHATVRAGNSALDAQDTENVRQYLSQVNTMVEILGLNSADESLSSTDTATYRALEELVEAQIAARAQARKDRDWATADAIRDQLAAAGIIVEDGPDGATWSITE, from the coding sequence GTGGGACAACGATTTTATGATACTGCCGCCGGGGCCATCCGGGACTTTCAGCCAATCAACGACGGCGAGGTCGCCATTTATTACTGTGGCGCAACGGTACAAGGTAGGCCGCACGTGGGTCATATCCGTTCGGCCGTGGTCTTCGATATCCTCGTTCGCTGGTTAGGATACGCCGGGCACAAAGTGACACTGGTGCGTAATGTGACCGACGTCGACGATAAAATCTTGTCTCGCTCTGCCGAGTCGTTCGCGCCGGACTTTACTGCTACCGAGGACTACCCGGCTCGAGAGCAGTGGTGGGCGCTTGCCTACCGCTTCGAAAATGCATTTGCACAGGCTTACGCTGCACTCGGGGTGCGTCGTCCCACATACGAACCCCGTGCTACCGGGCATATCCCTGAAATGATCGAGCTCATTCAGCGATTGCTCGACACCGGCCACGCATATCAAGCACTTGATGGGTCTGCAGATGTCTATTTTGATGTGACCTCCTGGCCGGACTATGGCGCATTGACCCATCAATCAGCAGACAATATGCAAGATGCTGAAGATGCTCCAGTGCGCGGCAAGAAAGATCCGCGAGATTTTGCCCTGTGGAAAGCCAAACAACCGACCGATCCTGCCGGAGCGTCCTGGACAGCGCCGTGGGGCGAGGGCCGGCCAGGCTGGCACATAGAGTGTTCCGCTATGGCAACCAAATACCTGGGACGTCATTTTGATATTCATGGCGGGGGACTCGATCTACGATTCCCGCACCATGAAAATGAATTGGCTCAATCCGCTGCGGCCGGAGATAAATTCGCAAACTTTTGGATGCATAACGGACTGGTGACATCCGAAGGCGAAAAAATGTCGAAATCGGTTGGCAACACGGTCTCTCCAGAGCAAATGTTGACCATGGCCCGGCCCGGTGCGGTGCGGTATTTCCTGGGCCAAGCGCACTACCGGTCCCAACTTGATTATCATCCGGCAGCGCTCAAAGAAGCCCAAAGTGCCCTGGAGCGCATTGAAGCGTTCCAAGCTCGGGCCGCCAAGCTCGTTGCCGAACCGGACGATAGAGCAGAGGCACCAGAGGCTTTTGTCACCGCGATGGAAGATGATCTGAACGTGCCCGAAGCTCTCGCCGTGCTCCATGCCACGGTGCGCGCTGGGAACTCGGCGCTGGATGCACAAGATACTGAAAATGTCCGGCAATACCTGAGCCAAGTCAACACCATGGTCGAGATCCTGGGGCTCAACTCGGCAGACGAATCCCTCAGCAGCACAGACACCGCAACGTATCGGGCGCTGGAAGAGCTTGTCGAAGCCCAAATAGCGGCGCGTGCTCAAGCACGTAAGGATCGCGATTGGGCAACAGCCGATGCCATTCGTGACCAGCTGGCTGCGGCAGGCATCATCGTTGAAGATGGTCCCGACGGCGCGACCTGGTCGATCACCGAGTAA
- a CDS encoding response regulator transcription factor: MTRILVVEDEPSISDPLSYLLQREGYEVTVVEDGLEAVEEFDRNGADLVLLDLMLPGQPGTDVIRQIRQESQVPVIMLTAKDGEVDKVVGLELGADDYVTKPYSARELIARIRAVMRRNAESEELIPDTVAAGPVRMDVERHVVSVEGREVTMPLKEFDLLEMLLRNAGRVMTRGQLIDRVWGPGYVGDTKTLDVHIKRLRSKIEPDPSSPRYLMTVRGLGYKFENS, from the coding sequence ATGACTCGGATTCTCGTCGTTGAAGACGAACCTTCGATCTCCGACCCGCTGTCGTACTTGCTACAACGGGAAGGGTATGAGGTCACCGTCGTTGAAGACGGCCTTGAAGCCGTAGAAGAATTCGACCGCAACGGCGCTGATCTAGTGCTGTTGGATCTGATGCTCCCCGGCCAGCCCGGGACCGATGTGATCCGGCAGATTCGGCAAGAGTCGCAAGTTCCGGTCATCATGCTGACCGCTAAGGACGGAGAGGTCGATAAAGTTGTCGGCTTAGAACTTGGGGCCGATGACTATGTCACGAAGCCGTATTCTGCCCGCGAGCTCATCGCCCGTATACGGGCGGTCATGCGCCGTAATGCTGAATCAGAGGAACTGATTCCTGACACTGTGGCGGCCGGTCCGGTCCGGATGGATGTGGAACGACATGTGGTCTCTGTAGAAGGCAGAGAAGTCACGATGCCGCTCAAAGAATTCGACTTGCTCGAGATGTTGTTGCGCAACGCTGGGCGAGTCATGACCCGCGGTCAGCTCATCGACCGAGTATGGGGTCCAGGCTATGTGGGCGATACGAAGACCTTGGACGTTCATATTAAACGGCTGCGTTCCAAGATCGAACCTGACCCATCGTCACCGCGTTATTTGATGACAGTGCGTGGGCTGGGCTATAAATTCGAAAACTCGTAA
- a CDS encoding phosphoglyceromutase, with product MATTSKLVLLRHGQSTWNELNQFTGWVDVPLTDQGRKEAARAGELLKQENLLPDVVYTSLLRRAITTANLALEAADRQWIPAQRSWRLNERHYGALQGKNKAQIREEHGDEKFMIWRRSYDTPPPMLPDDHEYSQYRDERYALLGEDLPRTECLKDVVTRLVPYWYDNIVPDLAQGKTVLVVAHGNSLRALVKHLEGISDEDIAELNLPTGVPFVYEIQDNMRPTGTARFLDPDAAAAGAAAVAAQGK from the coding sequence ATGGCTACAACATCGAAACTGGTTCTCCTGCGCCACGGACAGTCGACGTGGAATGAACTCAACCAATTCACCGGTTGGGTCGACGTTCCACTCACCGATCAAGGACGCAAAGAAGCCGCCCGTGCCGGAGAACTGCTGAAACAAGAAAATCTTCTGCCCGACGTGGTGTACACCTCGCTGTTGCGTCGCGCCATCACGACCGCAAACCTCGCGTTGGAAGCTGCTGATCGCCAGTGGATCCCAGCCCAGCGCAGCTGGCGGTTAAATGAGCGGCACTACGGGGCGCTGCAAGGCAAAAACAAAGCTCAGATCCGTGAAGAACACGGTGATGAAAAATTCATGATCTGGCGTCGGTCCTATGACACCCCGCCACCCATGCTGCCCGATGATCACGAGTATTCCCAATATCGCGACGAACGCTACGCGCTGCTGGGTGAAGATCTGCCGCGCACCGAATGCCTCAAAGACGTCGTAACCCGTCTGGTGCCCTACTGGTACGACAATATTGTGCCGGACCTTGCCCAAGGCAAGACCGTCTTAGTGGTTGCCCACGGGAACTCACTGCGTGCGCTCGTGAAACACCTCGAGGGCATTTCCGACGAGGACATCGCCGAGCTCAACCTGCCCACCGGTGTGCCATTCGTGTACGAGATCCAAGACAATATGCGTCCCACCGGCACCGCTCGCTTCCTTGACCCCGACGCAGCCGCCGCAGGTGCCGCTGCCGTCGCCGCCCAAGGTAAATAG
- the tmk gene encoding dTMP kinase, whose amino-acid sequence MTGLFVVFEGADGTGKSTQVAAVSEALCAAGHEVVVTREPGGSAIAEILRDIILDPAHDIDPMTETLMFAAARADHLHKTIRPALGAAKIVISDRFVGSSIAYQAAGRGISQHTVTEINRYATGDVTPDVTVVLDLDESVAAPRRQGRGALVDRMEAAPDGFQQAVRASFLAQAEAAPERHLVLDATQPAKTITQQILEHLRTHHGVQL is encoded by the coding sequence GTGACGGGGTTATTTGTGGTGTTTGAAGGCGCCGATGGGACGGGCAAATCCACCCAGGTGGCAGCCGTTTCCGAGGCGTTATGCGCCGCCGGCCACGAAGTGGTCGTCACTCGTGAGCCCGGTGGCTCTGCGATCGCCGAGATCCTGCGCGACATCATCTTAGATCCCGCTCACGATATTGATCCCATGACCGAAACCCTGATGTTCGCCGCAGCTCGCGCCGATCATCTGCACAAAACGATTCGGCCAGCCTTGGGAGCGGCCAAGATCGTCATTTCAGACCGTTTTGTGGGCTCGTCGATCGCCTACCAGGCAGCCGGTCGTGGCATCAGTCAGCACACCGTAACGGAAATCAATCGCTACGCCACGGGCGATGTGACACCTGATGTCACCGTGGTTTTGGATCTCGATGAGTCCGTGGCCGCTCCACGCCGCCAGGGTCGCGGGGCGCTCGTGGATCGGATGGAGGCCGCGCCAGACGGTTTCCAGCAAGCGGTTCGAGCGTCCTTTTTGGCACAAGCCGAGGCGGCCCCGGAACGGCACTTAGTTCTTGATGCCACCCAACCTGCCAAGACTATTACCCAGCAGATCCTGGAACACCTTCGAACCCATCACGGAGTGCAGTTGTAA
- the rlmB gene encoding 23S rRNA (guanosine(2251)-2'-O)-methyltransferase RlmB — MSTRHGGSSRKKGPSKGSGGQGRRKLSGKGPTPKASERTWHKNYRPPAQKQRKSDRTADAVAGRNPVVEALEAEVPATTLYVAAGVEMDDRIRNSVRMAADRGIPVIEASEVQLARLTDNARHQGIALQVPPYEYENGIDLVTELMADWEKGYRKYPPLVVALDSITDPHNLGAILRSAAAFSADAVVIPTRRAVGVNATVWKTSAGAAARVPVGQVTNLNNALTEYKKAGIFTIGLDGDGDQSLPGLPLATEPLCVVVGAEGAGLSRLISETVDQIVSIPISSQLESLNASLAAGITLYEIARLRHKID, encoded by the coding sequence ATGAGTACTCGTCACGGCGGCTCTTCACGAAAGAAGGGCCCATCGAAAGGTTCTGGCGGTCAAGGCCGTCGAAAACTCTCAGGCAAGGGGCCAACCCCTAAGGCTTCCGAGCGGACCTGGCACAAGAACTATCGCCCCCCGGCGCAAAAACAGCGCAAATCAGACCGGACTGCCGATGCGGTCGCTGGCCGGAACCCGGTGGTAGAAGCACTTGAGGCAGAAGTCCCGGCCACCACGCTCTACGTCGCTGCCGGGGTCGAAATGGACGATCGGATCCGTAACTCGGTTCGGATGGCAGCCGACCGCGGCATTCCGGTCATTGAAGCGTCCGAAGTTCAGTTGGCGCGTTTGACTGATAATGCCCGGCACCAGGGGATCGCCCTGCAGGTGCCCCCGTACGAATACGAAAACGGCATCGACCTCGTCACCGAGTTAATGGCTGATTGGGAAAAAGGCTACCGGAAATATCCGCCCTTGGTGGTGGCTCTGGATTCCATCACGGACCCACATAATTTAGGTGCAATCCTCCGTTCGGCAGCCGCCTTCAGTGCTGATGCGGTAGTTATCCCAACGCGACGTGCCGTCGGAGTAAACGCCACCGTCTGGAAAACCTCCGCGGGTGCAGCCGCTCGAGTCCCGGTCGGACAAGTCACCAACCTCAACAACGCGCTGACCGAATATAAAAAAGCCGGAATCTTCACGATCGGTTTGGACGGTGACGGTGACCAATCACTGCCCGGTTTGCCGCTGGCGACCGAGCCGCTGTGTGTCGTCGTCGGCGCTGAGGGGGCCGGACTATCGCGCCTGATCAGCGAGACAGTAGACCAAATCGTATCGATTCCGATCTCTTCGCAGCTGGAATCTTTGAACGCATCCCTGGCCGCTGGAATTACCCTCTACGAAATTGCGCGACTTCGGCATAAGATTGACTAA
- a CDS encoding ABC transporter substrate-binding protein, translated as MKRTTLLKTVATSATLGLLLTACGGDDGGNGGGGGEAEGESYKVGIAQYVSHPSLDATAQGIKDVLEESDHDIEVEEQNAQADQATMNNVVGGFAGDGDLDAVVPIATPVAIAAATTIEDTPVVFSAVTDPVDAGLVPDWDTPGDNITGVSDMNPVDEQLQLILDVVGDVEVIGIPYSSAESNSVVQVEAAQDAAEELGFEIQEVAVTNTSEVAQGVESFSNVDAIYVPTDNTVVSGLETVISYGIDNQIPVFAAESDSVERGTIGTYGLNYYEHGRQAGEMVLSLITGEAELADTPPSLADPDALEYTFNLDAAEQMGVEIPQDMVDEANIVGEEGDDAATEEETATEDDAETGDDTE; from the coding sequence ATGAAGCGAACTACCCTGCTAAAAACAGTCGCGACCTCGGCGACCCTGGGCCTGCTGCTCACCGCCTGTGGCGGAGATGACGGTGGCAACGGCGGAGGCGGCGGTGAAGCAGAAGGCGAAAGCTACAAAGTTGGCATCGCCCAATATGTTTCGCACCCATCATTGGATGCCACCGCCCAAGGCATCAAAGATGTCCTCGAAGAATCTGACCACGACATAGAGGTCGAAGAGCAAAACGCTCAGGCGGACCAAGCCACCATGAACAACGTAGTCGGTGGATTTGCTGGCGACGGTGACCTGGACGCCGTGGTACCGATCGCTACCCCCGTTGCCATTGCGGCTGCTACCACCATCGAAGACACCCCGGTCGTGTTCTCCGCGGTTACTGACCCGGTCGATGCTGGCCTCGTGCCAGACTGGGACACACCCGGAGACAACATCACCGGCGTTTCGGATATGAACCCCGTCGACGAACAACTGCAGTTGATCCTTGATGTCGTCGGAGACGTCGAAGTCATCGGTATTCCATACTCGTCGGCTGAATCGAACTCGGTGGTCCAAGTTGAGGCAGCCCAAGACGCGGCCGAGGAGCTCGGGTTTGAAATCCAAGAGGTCGCGGTGACGAACACTTCCGAGGTTGCCCAGGGTGTGGAGTCCTTCAGTAACGTTGACGCGATCTACGTGCCCACGGACAACACTGTGGTCTCTGGTTTGGAAACCGTTATTTCATACGGCATCGATAACCAGATTCCAGTATTTGCTGCTGAATCCGACTCCGTAGAACGCGGCACCATCGGCACGTATGGTCTGAACTACTACGAACACGGTCGTCAAGCTGGTGAGATGGTGTTGTCTTTGATCACCGGTGAGGCTGAATTGGCGGATACGCCACCAAGCCTGGCTGATCCAGACGCACTGGAGTACACCTTCAACCTGGACGCTGCTGAACAGATGGGCGTCGAAATCCCACAGGATATGGTTGACGAAGCCAATATCGTCGGTGAAGAGGGCGACGACGCCGCTACCGAAGAAGAAACCGCCACTGAAGATGACGCCGAGACAGGCGATGATACCGAGTAG